The following coding sequences are from one Bacteroidota bacterium window:
- a CDS encoding T9SS type A sorting domain-containing protein, translating into MKKRLLVALAAFLTLFYTSAVNSQTMGNLWGALPYAGDSIGGSIIKYSSVSGNNSVVHSFSRDGIAPLHENLLKANDGNLYGTTSYGGIKNNGTIFRYNPTTNQYKSICYFEDTLIGKLPKAGLIQASNDTLYGMTSSGGAFGKGTIYKSDLNGNTAVLYSLNTTNNDGYNPYGKLIEYNNALYGLTKDGGAYGKGTLFKISFSGVFTKLHDFGNGSDGANPWASVVYHNNALYGTTELGGTNNLGTIFKYDLNTMQESVLVSFIVATGSNPKGSLIVVNDTLYGTTSLRGPGTNGGSIIKCSFTGNLSVVDHFVGAYANPECGLALINDTLYGTTPFNYGSVFKCPLIGTISNIHFFNDTAGNAPRCTLLPVNDTLYGFTGGGGATTEGTLFSITTSGSFSLLHEFGTNSMGYSPFNTLLQASDGNMYGMNSAGGDFGFGTIFKVTPTGTISTIYHFKNLADGRPSQGGLIEINDTLYGITTMGGDYDMGTIFKCSFSGQHQVMHSFGSLGNDGMYPMSSLFAMNDTIYGTTYVGGDNGDGTIYRITLSGNFSILNHFGGLPGMPRYSTGSFIAVSDTLYGLTQYGGANDMGCIYKCSIDGNIQVLYSFGTNANDGMNPFVDLILASDSNLYGTTSAGGSNNFGTIFKCSINGAASTVYSFTSNDGKYPSGSLLQASDSLLYGVTPNGGINDKGVLFKCSLNGNYSNVVQFDETTGYCGQPSSSLIEYMTVSISKIASCTGDTLVANVNGGGVGYVYLWNTGATTQKIKINQSGNYTITILNTKGAIAQASVNASYASPLSVNVSSNDSICYGDTTQISATANGGHGNYTYAWAPGNLAGNTQNVNPDSTTVYIVSVSDSLGCVASDSLIIKVNPAISISLSNPDTICLGASTTITVTATGGTGAFNYTWSLGSLLANTFTVSPTNTTAYIATASDLWGCTKQDSVLITVEICTGIANQINETVFVVYPNPSSGEFNVVLNNLNTTNSKLIVENVLGEVVYVSTLSSLNTSIDLKHLTNGTYFISMLSADFKSTRKIFINR; encoded by the coding sequence ATGAAAAAACGTCTACTTGTTGCATTAGCTGCATTTTTAACTCTTTTTTATACCTCTGCTGTAAACAGCCAAACAATGGGCAATTTATGGGGTGCACTGCCCTATGCTGGGGATAGTATAGGTGGTTCTATCATAAAATATAGCTCAGTATCCGGAAATAATTCTGTGGTACATTCTTTTTCAAGAGATGGAATTGCTCCTTTGCATGAAAATCTGCTAAAGGCAAATGATGGTAATTTGTATGGTACAACATCGTACGGTGGCATAAAAAACAACGGAACAATATTCCGGTACAACCCAACAACGAATCAATATAAATCTATTTGTTATTTTGAAGATACTTTAATTGGGAAACTGCCCAAAGCAGGACTTATTCAAGCAAGCAACGATACCTTATATGGTATGACTTCGAGCGGAGGAGCATTTGGTAAGGGAACAATTTATAAATCCGATCTTAATGGAAATACTGCTGTATTATATAGTTTAAATACCACCAACAACGATGGCTATAATCCCTATGGAAAACTAATTGAGTACAACAATGCACTATACGGTTTAACAAAAGATGGTGGTGCCTACGGGAAGGGAACGTTATTCAAAATTTCTTTTTCGGGTGTGTTTACAAAGCTTCATGATTTTGGTAACGGCTCTGATGGAGCTAATCCATGGGCTTCTGTAGTTTACCACAATAATGCATTGTATGGCACAACCGAATTGGGGGGGACAAATAATTTAGGAACAATTTTTAAGTACGATTTAAATACGATGCAGGAATCTGTGCTTGTATCTTTTATTGTTGCAACCGGCTCTAATCCTAAAGGAAGTTTAATTGTAGTTAATGACACGTTATACGGAACTACTTCTTTAAGAGGTCCAGGAACAAATGGTGGAAGTATTATCAAATGTAGTTTTACGGGGAACTTAAGTGTGGTAGATCATTTTGTTGGAGCCTATGCTAATCCGGAATGTGGTTTAGCTTTAATTAATGATACGCTATACGGAACAACACCTTTTAACTATGGAAGTGTTTTCAAATGCCCATTAATTGGTACAATTAGCAACATTCATTTTTTTAATGATACTGCCGGAAACGCCCCTCGTTGCACACTTCTTCCGGTTAATGATACCCTGTATGGCTTTACCGGTGGAGGTGGAGCAACTACAGAAGGTACATTATTTTCTATTACTACCTCTGGAAGTTTTTCATTACTGCACGAATTTGGAACCAATTCGATGGGCTATTCGCCTTTTAATACGTTGTTGCAGGCGAGTGATGGAAATATGTATGGAATGAATTCTGCAGGCGGAGATTTTGGCTTTGGTACTATTTTTAAAGTTACCCCAACCGGAACTATTTCAACTATTTATCATTTTAAAAATCTTGCAGATGGAAGACCTTCACAAGGGGGATTGATAGAAATAAATGATACCCTCTATGGAATTACCACGATGGGTGGCGATTATGATATGGGTACAATTTTTAAATGTAGTTTCTCCGGACAACATCAGGTAATGCATAGCTTTGGATCGCTTGGTAATGATGGGATGTATCCTATGAGTAGCTTATTTGCTATGAATGATACTATTTACGGAACTACATATGTTGGGGGCGATAATGGCGATGGAACAATTTACAGAATTACATTGTCAGGAAATTTTTCAATTTTAAATCATTTTGGTGGTTTGCCCGGAATGCCACGTTATTCTACCGGTAGTTTTATCGCTGTTAGCGATACCTTATATGGATTAACACAATATGGTGGAGCAAATGATATGGGTTGCATTTATAAATGTAGCATTGATGGAAATATCCAAGTACTGTACAGCTTTGGAACAAACGCAAATGACGGGATGAATCCATTTGTAGATTTAATTCTTGCTTCTGATAGTAATTTGTATGGAACTACATCTGCCGGAGGAAGCAATAATTTCGGAACTATATTTAAGTGCAGCATAAATGGAGCTGCGAGCACTGTTTACAGTTTTACATCCAATGATGGAAAATACCCTTCGGGAAGTTTACTTCAGGCAAGTGATAGTTTGTTGTATGGGGTTACTCCAAATGGTGGAATCAATGACAAGGGTGTACTATTTAAGTGCTCGCTAAATGGCAACTACTCCAACGTAGTTCAATTTGACGAAACAACAGGCTATTGCGGGCAGCCTTCATCTAGTTTGATAGAATATATGACCGTTAGCATTTCGAAAATAGCAAGCTGCACCGGAGATACACTTGTTGCAAATGTTAATGGAGGTGGAGTGGGTTACGTGTATCTATGGAATACCGGGGCAACAACTCAAAAGATAAAGATAAATCAGAGCGGTAATTATACGATTACCATTTTAAACACAAAAGGGGCAATTGCTCAAGCGTCCGTAAATGCAAGCTACGCTTCCCCTCTTAGTGTTAATGTGAGTAGCAATGACTCAATTTGTTATGGCGACACCACACAGATTAGTGCAACAGCAAACGGTGGCCACGGAAATTACACGTACGCTTGGGCTCCGGGTAATTTAGCGGGAAATACTCAAAATGTAAATCCTGATAGCACTACCGTTTATATTGTTAGTGTTTCAGATAGCTTAGGATGTGTGGCCAGCGATAGTTTAATAATTAAAGTAAACCCGGCAATTTCTATTTCGCTTAGCAATCCGGATACTATTTGTCTCGGGGCAAGTACCACTATTACTGTAACTGCGACTGGAGGCACGGGAGCATTTAACTACACTTGGTCTCTTGGCAGTTTATTAGCAAATACGTTTACTGTGTCACCTACAAATACAACTGCATACATAGCAACAGCTAGCGATTTATGGGGTTGTACCAAACAAGATAGTGTGTTGATTACCGTTGAAATTTGCACCGGAATTGCTAATCAAATAAACGAAACTGTTTTTGTAGTCTACCCAAATCCAAGTAGTGGCGAGTTCAATGTTGTGCTGAATAATTTGAATACTACAAACAGTAAATTAATTGTTGAAAATGTACTTGGTGAAGTTGTGTATGTTTCTACGCTATCAAGCTTAAATACAAGTATAGATTTAAAGCACTTAACAAATGGCACTTATTTTATATCTATGCTTTCAGCGGATTTTAAATCGACTAGAAAAATTTTTATAAATAGATAG
- a CDS encoding TlpA family protein disulfide reductase has product MRKIAALVTVLAGVMCFAFIPKKNKQEDKSPSGSVVGVNIGNKAPEIKFKSPEGKEIALSDLKGKVVLIDFWASWCGPCRHENPAVVAAYNKFKDVKFKNGKGFEVYSVSLDQNKDAWIAAIKKDNLTWPYHVSDLKGWQSEAGALYRVNSIPTNFLIDGKGIIIAKNLRGAALESSLNEFVNPSKK; this is encoded by the coding sequence ATGAGAAAAATAGCAGCTTTAGTAACAGTACTTGCTGGAGTAATGTGCTTTGCATTTATTCCTAAAAAAAACAAGCAAGAAGACAAATCGCCATCCGGAAGTGTTGTAGGCGTTAATATAGGCAACAAAGCTCCGGAAATAAAATTCAAAAGTCCGGAAGGGAAGGAAATTGCACTGTCCGATTTAAAAGGGAAAGTGGTATTAATTGATTTTTGGGCGTCTTGGTGCGGTCCTTGCCGACATGAAAATCCTGCTGTGGTTGCAGCGTACAATAAATTTAAAGATGTTAAGTTTAAAAATGGAAAAGGATTTGAGGTTTACAGTGTTTCCCTTGATCAAAACAAAGATGCTTGGATAGCTGCCATTAAGAAGGACAATCTAACTTGGCCATATCATGTAAGCGATTTAAAAGGATGGCAATCAGAGGCAGGTGCCTTGTATCGTGTAAATTCAATACCAACTAATTTTTTAATTGATGGTAAGGGTATAATTATTGCAAAAAATTTAAGAGGAGCCGCTTTAGAATCTAGTCTAAACGAGTTTGTAAATCCCTCTAAAAAATAA
- the murA gene encoding UDP-N-acetylglucosamine 1-carboxyvinyltransferase, which translates to MAHFEIIGGKRLKGELTPQGAKNEALQILCAVLLTPEKVVISNVPDIIDVNKLIDLLKELGVKVEKTAHEQFTFQADDVDVDYLNSPEFKKKGSALRGSIMIVGPLLARFGRGYIPKPGGDKIGRRRLDTHFIGFEKLGAKFNYDTDSEFYKVESPKLKGAYMLLDEASVTGTANIVMAAVLAEGVTTIYNAACEPYIQQLCKMLNSMGAKISGIGSNLLTIEGVNSLKGCEHRMLPDMIEVGSFIGLAAMTQSEITIKNVGYEHLGIIPNVFQRLGIKMERRGDDIFIPEQESYEIDTFIDGSILTIADAIWPGFTPDLLSIVLVVATQAKGSVLIHQKMFESRLFFVDKLIDMGAQIILCDPHRANVIGLNREHALKGISMTSPDIRAGVSLLIAALSAKGKSTIYNIEQIDRGYQHIDERLRKLGAEIVRK; encoded by the coding sequence GTGGCACATTTTGAGATAATTGGCGGTAAAAGACTAAAAGGAGAACTTACTCCGCAAGGCGCCAAAAACGAAGCTTTACAAATATTATGCGCAGTATTACTTACTCCCGAAAAGGTGGTAATAAGCAATGTGCCCGACATTATTGATGTAAATAAATTAATTGATTTACTAAAAGAATTAGGAGTTAAAGTAGAGAAAACAGCGCACGAACAATTTACATTTCAGGCAGATGACGTAGATGTAGATTACTTAAATTCGCCTGAGTTTAAAAAGAAAGGCTCTGCTCTTCGAGGCTCTATCATGATTGTAGGTCCGCTATTAGCGCGTTTTGGAAGAGGTTATATTCCTAAGCCGGGCGGAGACAAAATAGGCAGAAGACGTTTAGACACCCATTTTATTGGCTTTGAAAAATTAGGAGCAAAGTTTAACTACGATACCGATAGTGAATTTTACAAAGTAGAGTCGCCAAAGTTGAAAGGCGCGTATATGTTATTAGACGAGGCCTCTGTAACAGGCACCGCAAACATTGTAATGGCAGCTGTTTTAGCAGAAGGCGTTACAACTATATACAATGCCGCTTGCGAGCCATACATACAACAGCTTTGCAAAATGCTAAACAGCATGGGCGCAAAAATTTCCGGCATTGGGTCTAATTTGCTTACAATAGAAGGTGTTAATTCTTTGAAAGGGTGCGAACATCGTATGCTGCCCGACATGATTGAAGTAGGTAGCTTTATTGGCTTGGCAGCCATGACACAATCTGAAATTACCATCAAAAATGTTGGGTATGAACATTTAGGAATTATTCCGAATGTATTTCAGCGCTTAGGAATAAAAATGGAACGCAGAGGCGATGATATATTTATTCCTGAACAAGAATCGTACGAAATAGATACGTTTATTGATGGTTCTATACTTACTATTGCTGATGCTATATGGCCGGGCTTTACACCGGATTTATTAAGTATTGTATTAGTTGTGGCAACACAAGCTAAAGGCAGCGTACTCATCCATCAAAAAATGTTTGAAAGTCGATTGTTTTTTGTTGACAAGCTTATAGACATGGGCGCACAAATTATATTGTGTGATCCACATCGTGCAAATGTAATTGGACTTAACAGAGAACATGCATTAAAGGGGATTTCTATGACATCACCCGATATTAGAGCCGGGGTGTCCCTTTTAATTGCTGCCTTATCGGCAAAAGGGAAAAGTACCATATACAATATAGAGCAGATAGACAGAGGATATCAGCATATTGATGAACGTTTGCGAAAACTTGGCGCGGAAATTGTAAGAAAGTAA
- a CDS encoding DUF4290 domain-containing protein, translating to MEYHTSLPHLILPEYGRNIQRMVDFAITVEDKEERAKVAKAIIYVMGQLNPHLRDVADFKHKLWDHLYIISDFKLDVESPYPKPSKETFQTKPDKVLYPSHNVRYRHYGNTVERLIEKASTYEEGDEKNALIASIANLMKRCYLTWNQETVEDVVILQQLEELSKGKLKVQESFRLHNTNDILARNKKRPNERTERNDRNDRNNNGRNRNNNNNRFHKRKY from the coding sequence ATGGAATATCACACAAGTTTACCACATTTAATATTACCAGAATACGGCAGAAATATTCAACGAATGGTTGATTTTGCCATTACCGTAGAGGATAAAGAAGAGCGAGCTAAAGTAGCAAAAGCAATTATTTATGTAATGGGGCAACTAAACCCGCACTTAAGAGATGTGGCGGATTTTAAACATAAGCTTTGGGATCACTTATATATTATTTCTGATTTTAAATTGGATGTTGAGTCGCCTTACCCAAAGCCATCAAAAGAAACATTTCAAACAAAACCCGACAAAGTTCTTTATCCTTCGCACAACGTAAGGTATAGACATTATGGCAATACGGTAGAGCGTTTAATTGAGAAAGCAAGTACATACGAAGAAGGCGATGAAAAAAACGCATTAATTGCATCTATTGCAAACCTAATGAAAAGATGTTACCTGACTTGGAACCAAGAAACAGTGGAAGATGTAGTTATACTGCAACAGTTGGAAGAATTGTCGAAAGGCAAACTAAAAGTGCAAGAGTCATTCCGTTTGCATAACACTAACGACATTTTAGCTCGAAACAAAAAAAGACCGAACGAAAGAACGGAAAGAAATGACCGAAATGATAGGAATAACAACGGTCGTAATAGGAATAACAATAATAATAGATTTCATAAAAGGAAATATTAA